Within Vallitalea okinawensis, the genomic segment TAGGTAAAACCAGCTTAAAAAATATAACAAGTTGATTAGCACCATCCATTTTAGCTGACTCAATAATTGAATCAGGTACAGTGGTCTGGAAAAATGTTCTTAAGATAATAATATAAAATGATGATACCGCTATCGGTAAAAGCAAAGCCCATATGGAATTTTTCAACATAAGAAGTTGTGTATTAATCATATAGGATGATACCATTCCTCCATTGAATACCATTGGGATAAATATAAGGTATGTTAAAAACTTTTTAAATCGATAATTTTTTCGTGAAAGTACATAGCCCATTGAGGCGTTAAGCAATAAACCAAGAGCAGTACCACCAATAGTGAGTAAGACTGAAACAATAAACGCCTGCCCCATGGTATCTTTTATATCCCATAAATACTCGTAAGCACTTGCTGATAGTTCATTAGGAAAGAAACTATATCCTAGCTGAGCAATTGATTCATTTGAAGATATAGAAATGATAAAAATGAAAATAAGAGGTACAACACATGCCAAAGCTAATACGAGGAATATGCAATTAAATATGATATTCGCCAATTTTGATACTTTATTAAATTCTTCAAAGCCACCACGTCCACTTTCAGCTTTTTTCATATATAAGCCTCCCTCCTTCTAAAACAATGAATTTTCACCGTCAATTTTTTTTGTTATTGCATTGGCAGTAATTATTGTAATGCACCCA encodes:
- a CDS encoding carbohydrate ABC transporter permease; this translates as MKKAESGRGGFEEFNKVSKLANIIFNCIFLVLALACVVPLIFIFIISISSNESIAQLGYSFFPNELSASAYEYLWDIKDTMGQAFIVSVLLTIGGTALGLLLNASMGYVLSRKNYRFKKFLTYLIFIPMVFNGGMVSSYMINTQLLMLKNSIWALLLPIAVSSFYIIILRTFFQTTVPDSIIESAKMDGANQLVIFFKLVLPISLPALAAIGLFLAFGYWNDWFLAMLYMDDQGLFPLQYVLMRIERNVEFLATNGALMGNASDIANRLPRETIRMAIVMVVVVPIAVTYPFFQKYFISGLTIGAVKG